From a single Syngnathus scovelli strain Florida chromosome 2, RoL_Ssco_1.2, whole genome shotgun sequence genomic region:
- the LOC125987680 gene encoding microtubule-associated protein 2 isoform X3 — protein MSSEHLCPVPGRFLSKLTLGEQMMGEDQQGEVFNEYSAPMPSPEDSSYPLMDFQVNNLGDQTIDNKGSNLGISQKSPSRAKILEKAVTSGMKPDRLRIPKIGPKDRLTEFPLGNALPGDMKIPTIPEVDIEKDPSREASPIPPDTSFIFTSPETERERQKQDCKKLLGDPRTPARSETKGKDEIPEAQKPSDGTSALYFQEGSPKPQFPSPVIIIPQVEEEDDREVVEDLRCDVDEPELSKVDQKEPQVGQVIQENNRVGQAKSHFCSPSVCSDDDNQDDATEIKEEKTGMQSSMEISQKIEDPSQASIDEAPADVSICDTDSSWIDSKDDDKTITTKQIRTFPPTQNVTLGILGVDTPTKRFPGRGNKVLRKGLGFRPKEEMKKKKVAIIRRADQNKVSAFQARKSLAKAVVKHPRPALLHRRKAAGVESSQPLSVHQSRERPTPLSLHLSRQRTSSPTRPVLLKMAMQSQQSPRPDSACSLKRSPQVEAVLSEAPPTLACSRTAPQKNIQERTYRSPEKRSSLPRPSKSLTRHLPASEQEDNSTPSRPTCTDSGRSWSARSGTSTPGSSAVTPGTPPSYARTPGSRTPGSHTPKSFSVLQEKKVAIIRTPPKSPSSAQRQLKVLNQPLPDLKNVKSKIGSTANLKHQPKGGQVQILNEKVDFSHVQSKCGSKDNLKHTPKGGNVMIPSVKLDFSHVQAKCGSLNKLQHTPGGGNVQIQSNKIDLSHITSKCGSMSNIRYRPGGGNVRIENVKLDFKDKAQPKIGSMDNASHMPGGGNVMIESHKLSFRETAKARVDHGAEIVVTHSPGLGLGGTSPHLSSDGSINQLDSPQLATLAQDVTAALAKQGL, from the exons ATGTCTTCTGAACACTTGTGTCCTGTCCCTGGAAGATTTTTATCCAAACTCACCCTTGGAGAGCAAATGATGGGTGAAGACCAACAAGGGGAGGTCTTTAACGAATATTCTGCCCCCATGCCTTCTCCTGAGGACTCTTCTTACCCTTTGATGGATTTTCAAGTCAACAACCTTGGAGATCAAACAATCGATAATAAAGGATCTAATCTTGGAATATCGCAAAAATCACCTTCACGGGCAAAGATACTGGAAAAAGCTGTGACCAGTGGAATGAAACCAGATCGCCTCAGAATCCCAAAAATTGGTCCAAAAGACAGACTGACTGAGTTTCCTTTGGGGAACGCTCTACCTGGTGACATGAAGATACCAACAATTCCTGAAGTGGACATTGAAAAAGACCCTTCAAGAGAAGCCTCTCCTATTCCACCAGACACTTCCTTCATCTTTACATCTCCAGAAACTGAGCGTGAGAGACAGAAACAAGATTGCAAGAAGTTGCTCGGTGATCCCAGAACACCTGCAAGGTCAGAAACAAAAGGAAAGGATGAGATCCCTGAAGCCCAAAAGCCCTCTGATGGAACGAGTGCACTCTACTTCCAGGAAGGCTCACCAAAGCCACAATTTCCTTCTCCAGTCATAATTATACCTCAAGTGGAAGAAGAGGATGACCGAGAGGTTGTTGAAGACCTCAGATGTGATGTTGATGAGCCTGAGCTCTCCAAAGTGGATCAGAAGGAGCCACAAGTGGGTCAGGTGATCCAGGAAAATAACCGTGTCGGGCAAGCGAAGAGCCATTTTTGCAGCCCCTCCGTATGTTCTGATGATGACAATCAAGATGATGCAACTGAAATAAAAGAGGAGAAGACTGGTATGCAGTCATCCATGGAGATAAGTCAAAAGATAGAAGACCCCAGTCAAGCTTCTATTGATGAAGCTCCAGCAGATGTCTCCATCTGTGACACAGACAGTAGCTGGATTGATTCAAAAG ATGATGACAAAACTATCACGACAAAACAAATCAGAACTTTCCCGCCGACCCAGAACGTCACCCTCGGCATACTCGGGGTGGACACGCCCACTAAACGGTTCCCGGGCAGAGGAAATAAAGTTCTCCGCAAAGGTCTCGGCTTTCGTCCAAAAGAggagatgaagaagaaaaaag TCGCCATCATACGCAGGGCGGACCAGAATAAGGTCTCAGCCTTCCAGGCTCGAAAAAGTCTAGCCAAAGCTGTGGTCAAACATCCTCGGCCAGCTCTGCTTCACAGACGCAAAGCCGCAG GTGTAGAAAGCTCTCAGCCCTTAAGTGTCCACCAGTCCAGGGAGAGACCCACT CCTTTGTCCTTGCATCTGTCTCGGCAGAGAACATCT AGCCCAACGCGGCCCGTTCTGTTAAAAATGGCAATGCAGAGCCAGCAATCCCCGCGGCCTGACTCCGCATGTAGCCTTAAACGGAGCCCCCAGGTGGAGGCGGTGCTTAGTGAGGCCCCGCCCACCTTGGCATGCTCCCGCACTGCCCCTCAGAAAAACATACAG GAGAGAACATACCGTAGTCCAGAGAAAAGGTCATCGCTCCCCAGGCCGTCCAAATCACTGACCCGCCACCTTCCTGCGTCTGAACAAGAGGACAACAGCACCCCCTCCAGGCCAACCT GCACGGACTCTGGACGTTCCTGGTCAGCTCGTAGCGGCACTTCGACCCCCGGATCCTCTGCGGTTACGCCCGGCACACCCCCTAGTTACGCCCGCACGCCCGGTTCGCGCACCCCCGGAAGCCACACGCCCAAGTCCTTCAGCGTTCTCCAGGAGAAGAAGGTCGCCATCATCCGCACCCCGCCCAAGTCGCCGTCTTCAGCCCAGCGGCAGTTGAAGGTTCTCAACCAGCCCTTGCCTGACCTCAAGAATGTCAAGTCCAAAATTGGATCCACCGCCAACCTTAAACATCAACCCAAGGGTGGACAG GTGCAAATTTTAAACGAGAAGGTGGACTTCAGTCATGTTCAATCAAAGTGCGGCTCCAAGGATAATCTGAAGCACACGCCCAAAGGAGGCAAT GTCATGATTCCGAGCGTTAAACTGGACTTTAGCCACGTGCAGGCTAAATGTGGCTCCCTGAACAAACTCCAGCACACCCCGGGCGGAGGAAAT GTCCAAATCCAGAGCAACAAAATCGACTTGAGCCACATCACTTCCAAATGCGGCTCCATGTCCAACATCCGCTACAGGCCAG GCGGAGGCAACGTTCGGATTGAGAATGTCAAGCTGGACTTTAAAGACAAAGCTCAACCCAAGATCGGCTCAATGGACAACGCCAGCCACATGCCGGGTGGCGGGAACGTGATG ATCGAGAGCCACAAGCTGAGCTTCCGTGAGACCGCCAAAGCCCGGGTGGACCACGGTGCGGAAATCGTTGTCACCCACTCCCCCGGGCTGGGCTTGGGTGGCACCTCGCCTCACTTGTCCTCCGACGGCAGCATCAACCAACTGGATTCGCCACAGCTCGCCACACTGGCCCAAGATGTTACGGCCGCGCTGGCCAAGCAGGGCTTATGA
- the LOC125987680 gene encoding microtubule-associated protein 2 isoform X5, with amino-acid sequence MSSEHLCPVPGRFLSKLTLGEQMMGEDQQGEVFNEYSAPMPSPEDSSYPLMDFQVNNLGDQTIDNKGSNLGISQKSPSRAKILEKAVTSGMKPDRLRIPKIGPKDRLTEFPLGNALPGDMKIPTIPEVDIEKDPSREASPIPPDTSFIFTSPETERERQKQDCKKLLGDPRTPARSETKGKDEIPEAQKPSDGTSALYFQEGSPKPQFPSPVIIIPQVEEEDDREVVEDLRCDVDEPELSKVDQKEPQVGQVIQENNRVGQAKSHFCSPSVCSDDDNQDDATEIKEEKTGMQSSMEISQKIEDPSQASIDEAPADVSICDTDSSWIDSKDDDKTITTKQIRTFPPTQNVTLGILGVDTPTKRFPGRGNKVLRKGLGFRPKEEMKKKKVAIIRRADQNKVSAFQARKSLAKAVVKHPRPALLHRRKAAGVESSQPLSVHQSRERPTPLSLHLSRQRTSSPTRPVLLKMAMQSQQSPRPDSACSLKRSPQVEAVLSEAPPTLACSRTAPQKNIQERTYRSPEKRSSLPRPSKSLTRHLPASEQEDNSTPSRPTSINTEVKGDSRSGRGPSMAGTDSGRSWSARSGTSTPGSSAVTPGTPPSYARTPGSRTPGSHTPKSFSVLQEKKVAIIRTPPKSPSSAQRQLKVLNQPLPDLKNVKSKIGSTANLKHQPKGGQVQILNEKVDFSHVQSKCGSKDNLKHTPKGGNVQIQSNKIDLSHITSKCGSMSNIRYRPGGGNVRIENVKLDFKDKAQPKIGSMDNASHMPGGGNVMIESHKLSFRETAKARVDHGAEIVVTHSPGLGLGGTSPHLSSDGSINQLDSPQLATLAQDVTAALAKQGL; translated from the exons ATGTCTTCTGAACACTTGTGTCCTGTCCCTGGAAGATTTTTATCCAAACTCACCCTTGGAGAGCAAATGATGGGTGAAGACCAACAAGGGGAGGTCTTTAACGAATATTCTGCCCCCATGCCTTCTCCTGAGGACTCTTCTTACCCTTTGATGGATTTTCAAGTCAACAACCTTGGAGATCAAACAATCGATAATAAAGGATCTAATCTTGGAATATCGCAAAAATCACCTTCACGGGCAAAGATACTGGAAAAAGCTGTGACCAGTGGAATGAAACCAGATCGCCTCAGAATCCCAAAAATTGGTCCAAAAGACAGACTGACTGAGTTTCCTTTGGGGAACGCTCTACCTGGTGACATGAAGATACCAACAATTCCTGAAGTGGACATTGAAAAAGACCCTTCAAGAGAAGCCTCTCCTATTCCACCAGACACTTCCTTCATCTTTACATCTCCAGAAACTGAGCGTGAGAGACAGAAACAAGATTGCAAGAAGTTGCTCGGTGATCCCAGAACACCTGCAAGGTCAGAAACAAAAGGAAAGGATGAGATCCCTGAAGCCCAAAAGCCCTCTGATGGAACGAGTGCACTCTACTTCCAGGAAGGCTCACCAAAGCCACAATTTCCTTCTCCAGTCATAATTATACCTCAAGTGGAAGAAGAGGATGACCGAGAGGTTGTTGAAGACCTCAGATGTGATGTTGATGAGCCTGAGCTCTCCAAAGTGGATCAGAAGGAGCCACAAGTGGGTCAGGTGATCCAGGAAAATAACCGTGTCGGGCAAGCGAAGAGCCATTTTTGCAGCCCCTCCGTATGTTCTGATGATGACAATCAAGATGATGCAACTGAAATAAAAGAGGAGAAGACTGGTATGCAGTCATCCATGGAGATAAGTCAAAAGATAGAAGACCCCAGTCAAGCTTCTATTGATGAAGCTCCAGCAGATGTCTCCATCTGTGACACAGACAGTAGCTGGATTGATTCAAAAG ATGATGACAAAACTATCACGACAAAACAAATCAGAACTTTCCCGCCGACCCAGAACGTCACCCTCGGCATACTCGGGGTGGACACGCCCACTAAACGGTTCCCGGGCAGAGGAAATAAAGTTCTCCGCAAAGGTCTCGGCTTTCGTCCAAAAGAggagatgaagaagaaaaaag TCGCCATCATACGCAGGGCGGACCAGAATAAGGTCTCAGCCTTCCAGGCTCGAAAAAGTCTAGCCAAAGCTGTGGTCAAACATCCTCGGCCAGCTCTGCTTCACAGACGCAAAGCCGCAG GTGTAGAAAGCTCTCAGCCCTTAAGTGTCCACCAGTCCAGGGAGAGACCCACT CCTTTGTCCTTGCATCTGTCTCGGCAGAGAACATCT AGCCCAACGCGGCCCGTTCTGTTAAAAATGGCAATGCAGAGCCAGCAATCCCCGCGGCCTGACTCCGCATGTAGCCTTAAACGGAGCCCCCAGGTGGAGGCGGTGCTTAGTGAGGCCCCGCCCACCTTGGCATGCTCCCGCACTGCCCCTCAGAAAAACATACAG GAGAGAACATACCGTAGTCCAGAGAAAAGGTCATCGCTCCCCAGGCCGTCCAAATCACTGACCCGCCACCTTCCTGCGTCTGAACAAGAGGACAACAGCACCCCCTCCAGGCCAACCT CCATCAACACCGAGGTCAAGGGTGACAGCAGGTCTGGGAGGGGCCCTAGTATGGCAG GCACGGACTCTGGACGTTCCTGGTCAGCTCGTAGCGGCACTTCGACCCCCGGATCCTCTGCGGTTACGCCCGGCACACCCCCTAGTTACGCCCGCACGCCCGGTTCGCGCACCCCCGGAAGCCACACGCCCAAGTCCTTCAGCGTTCTCCAGGAGAAGAAGGTCGCCATCATCCGCACCCCGCCCAAGTCGCCGTCTTCAGCCCAGCGGCAGTTGAAGGTTCTCAACCAGCCCTTGCCTGACCTCAAGAATGTCAAGTCCAAAATTGGATCCACCGCCAACCTTAAACATCAACCCAAGGGTGGACAG GTGCAAATTTTAAACGAGAAGGTGGACTTCAGTCATGTTCAATCAAAGTGCGGCTCCAAGGATAATCTGAAGCACACGCCCAAAGGAGGCAAT GTCCAAATCCAGAGCAACAAAATCGACTTGAGCCACATCACTTCCAAATGCGGCTCCATGTCCAACATCCGCTACAGGCCAG GCGGAGGCAACGTTCGGATTGAGAATGTCAAGCTGGACTTTAAAGACAAAGCTCAACCCAAGATCGGCTCAATGGACAACGCCAGCCACATGCCGGGTGGCGGGAACGTGATG ATCGAGAGCCACAAGCTGAGCTTCCGTGAGACCGCCAAAGCCCGGGTGGACCACGGTGCGGAAATCGTTGTCACCCACTCCCCCGGGCTGGGCTTGGGTGGCACCTCGCCTCACTTGTCCTCCGACGGCAGCATCAACCAACTGGATTCGCCACAGCTCGCCACACTGGCCCAAGATGTTACGGCCGCGCTGGCCAAGCAGGGCTTATGA
- the LOC125987680 gene encoding microtubule-associated protein 2 isoform X1, whose product MSSEHLCPVPGRFLSKLTLGEQMMGEDQQGEVFNEYSAPMPSPEDSSYPLMDFQVNNLGDQTIDNKGSNLGISQKSPSRAKILEKAVTSGMKPDRLRIPKIGPKDRLTEFPLGNALPGDMKIPTIPEVDIEKDPSREASPIPPDTSFIFTSPETERERQKQDCKKLLGDPRTPARSETKGKDEIPEAQKPSDGTSALYFQEGSPKPQFPSPVIIIPQVEEEDDREVVEDLRCDVDEPELSKVDQKEPQVGQVIQENNRVGQAKSHFCSPSVCSDDDNQDDATEIKEEKTGMQSSMEISQKIEDPSQASIDEAPADVSICDTDSSWIDSKDDDKTITTKQIRTFPPTQNVTLGILGVDTPTKRFPGRGNKVLRKGLGFRPKEEMKKKKVAIIRRADQNKVSAFQARKSLAKAVVKHPRPALLHRRKAAGVESSQPLSVHQSRERPTPLSLHLSRQRTSSPTRPVLLKMAMQSQQSPRPDSACSLKRSPQVEAVLSEAPPTLACSRTAPQKNIQERTYRSPEKRSSLPRPSKSLTRHLPASEQEDNSTPSRPTSINTEVKGDSRSGRGPSMAGTDSGRSWSARSGTSTPGSSAVTPGTPPSYARTPGSRTPGSHTPKSFSVLQEKKVAIIRTPPKSPSSAQRQLKVLNQPLPDLKNVKSKIGSTANLKHQPKGGQVQILNEKVDFSHVQSKCGSKDNLKHTPKGGNVMIPSVKLDFSHVQAKCGSLNKLQHTPGGGNVQIQSNKIDLSHITSKCGSMSNIRYRPGGGNVRIENVKLDFKDKAQPKIGSMDNASHMPGGGNVMIESHKLSFRETAKARVDHGAEIVVTHSPGLGLGGTSPHLSSDGSINQLDSPQLATLAQDVTAALAKQGL is encoded by the exons ATGTCTTCTGAACACTTGTGTCCTGTCCCTGGAAGATTTTTATCCAAACTCACCCTTGGAGAGCAAATGATGGGTGAAGACCAACAAGGGGAGGTCTTTAACGAATATTCTGCCCCCATGCCTTCTCCTGAGGACTCTTCTTACCCTTTGATGGATTTTCAAGTCAACAACCTTGGAGATCAAACAATCGATAATAAAGGATCTAATCTTGGAATATCGCAAAAATCACCTTCACGGGCAAAGATACTGGAAAAAGCTGTGACCAGTGGAATGAAACCAGATCGCCTCAGAATCCCAAAAATTGGTCCAAAAGACAGACTGACTGAGTTTCCTTTGGGGAACGCTCTACCTGGTGACATGAAGATACCAACAATTCCTGAAGTGGACATTGAAAAAGACCCTTCAAGAGAAGCCTCTCCTATTCCACCAGACACTTCCTTCATCTTTACATCTCCAGAAACTGAGCGTGAGAGACAGAAACAAGATTGCAAGAAGTTGCTCGGTGATCCCAGAACACCTGCAAGGTCAGAAACAAAAGGAAAGGATGAGATCCCTGAAGCCCAAAAGCCCTCTGATGGAACGAGTGCACTCTACTTCCAGGAAGGCTCACCAAAGCCACAATTTCCTTCTCCAGTCATAATTATACCTCAAGTGGAAGAAGAGGATGACCGAGAGGTTGTTGAAGACCTCAGATGTGATGTTGATGAGCCTGAGCTCTCCAAAGTGGATCAGAAGGAGCCACAAGTGGGTCAGGTGATCCAGGAAAATAACCGTGTCGGGCAAGCGAAGAGCCATTTTTGCAGCCCCTCCGTATGTTCTGATGATGACAATCAAGATGATGCAACTGAAATAAAAGAGGAGAAGACTGGTATGCAGTCATCCATGGAGATAAGTCAAAAGATAGAAGACCCCAGTCAAGCTTCTATTGATGAAGCTCCAGCAGATGTCTCCATCTGTGACACAGACAGTAGCTGGATTGATTCAAAAG ATGATGACAAAACTATCACGACAAAACAAATCAGAACTTTCCCGCCGACCCAGAACGTCACCCTCGGCATACTCGGGGTGGACACGCCCACTAAACGGTTCCCGGGCAGAGGAAATAAAGTTCTCCGCAAAGGTCTCGGCTTTCGTCCAAAAGAggagatgaagaagaaaaaag TCGCCATCATACGCAGGGCGGACCAGAATAAGGTCTCAGCCTTCCAGGCTCGAAAAAGTCTAGCCAAAGCTGTGGTCAAACATCCTCGGCCAGCTCTGCTTCACAGACGCAAAGCCGCAG GTGTAGAAAGCTCTCAGCCCTTAAGTGTCCACCAGTCCAGGGAGAGACCCACT CCTTTGTCCTTGCATCTGTCTCGGCAGAGAACATCT AGCCCAACGCGGCCCGTTCTGTTAAAAATGGCAATGCAGAGCCAGCAATCCCCGCGGCCTGACTCCGCATGTAGCCTTAAACGGAGCCCCCAGGTGGAGGCGGTGCTTAGTGAGGCCCCGCCCACCTTGGCATGCTCCCGCACTGCCCCTCAGAAAAACATACAG GAGAGAACATACCGTAGTCCAGAGAAAAGGTCATCGCTCCCCAGGCCGTCCAAATCACTGACCCGCCACCTTCCTGCGTCTGAACAAGAGGACAACAGCACCCCCTCCAGGCCAACCT CCATCAACACCGAGGTCAAGGGTGACAGCAGGTCTGGGAGGGGCCCTAGTATGGCAG GCACGGACTCTGGACGTTCCTGGTCAGCTCGTAGCGGCACTTCGACCCCCGGATCCTCTGCGGTTACGCCCGGCACACCCCCTAGTTACGCCCGCACGCCCGGTTCGCGCACCCCCGGAAGCCACACGCCCAAGTCCTTCAGCGTTCTCCAGGAGAAGAAGGTCGCCATCATCCGCACCCCGCCCAAGTCGCCGTCTTCAGCCCAGCGGCAGTTGAAGGTTCTCAACCAGCCCTTGCCTGACCTCAAGAATGTCAAGTCCAAAATTGGATCCACCGCCAACCTTAAACATCAACCCAAGGGTGGACAG GTGCAAATTTTAAACGAGAAGGTGGACTTCAGTCATGTTCAATCAAAGTGCGGCTCCAAGGATAATCTGAAGCACACGCCCAAAGGAGGCAAT GTCATGATTCCGAGCGTTAAACTGGACTTTAGCCACGTGCAGGCTAAATGTGGCTCCCTGAACAAACTCCAGCACACCCCGGGCGGAGGAAAT GTCCAAATCCAGAGCAACAAAATCGACTTGAGCCACATCACTTCCAAATGCGGCTCCATGTCCAACATCCGCTACAGGCCAG GCGGAGGCAACGTTCGGATTGAGAATGTCAAGCTGGACTTTAAAGACAAAGCTCAACCCAAGATCGGCTCAATGGACAACGCCAGCCACATGCCGGGTGGCGGGAACGTGATG ATCGAGAGCCACAAGCTGAGCTTCCGTGAGACCGCCAAAGCCCGGGTGGACCACGGTGCGGAAATCGTTGTCACCCACTCCCCCGGGCTGGGCTTGGGTGGCACCTCGCCTCACTTGTCCTCCGACGGCAGCATCAACCAACTGGATTCGCCACAGCTCGCCACACTGGCCCAAGATGTTACGGCCGCGCTGGCCAAGCAGGGCTTATGA
- the LOC125987680 gene encoding microtubule-associated protein tau isoform X6 encodes MSSEHLCPVPGRFLSKLTLGEQMMGEDQQGEVFNEYSAPMPSPEDSSYPLMDFQVNNLGDQTIDNKGSNLGISQKSPSRAKILEKAVTSGMKPDRLRIPKIGPKDRLTEFPLGNALPGDMKIPTIPEVDIEKDPSREASPIPPDTSFIFTSPETERERQKQDCKKLLGDPRTPARSETKGKDEIPEAQKPSDGTSALYFQEGSPKPQFPSPVIIIPQVEEEDDREVVEDLRCDVDEPELSKVDQKEPQVGQVIQENNRVGQAKSHFCSPSVCSDDDNQDDATEIKEEKTGMQSSMEISQKIEDPSQASIDEAPADVSICDTDSSWIDSKDDDKTITTKQIRTFPPTQNVTLGILGVDTPTKRFPGRGNKVLRKGLGFRPKEEMKKKKVAIIRRADQNKVSAFQARKSLAKAVVKHPRPALLHRRKAAGVESSQPLSVHQSRERPTPLSLHLSRQRTSERTYRSPEKRSSLPRPSKSLTRHLPASEQEDNSTPSRPTSINTEVKGDSRSGRGPSMAGTDSGRSWSARSGTSTPGSSAVTPGTPPSYARTPGSRTPGSHTPKSFSVLQEKKVAIIRTPPKSPSSAQRQLKVLNQPLPDLKNVKSKIGSTANLKHQPKGGQVQILNEKVDFSHVQSKCGSKDNLKHTPKGGNVMIPSVKLDFSHVQAKCGSLNKLQHTPGGGNVQIQSNKIDLSHITSKCGSMSNIRYRPGGGNVRIENVKLDFKDKAQPKIGSMDNASHMPGGGNVMIESHKLSFRETAKARVDHGAEIVVTHSPGLGLGGTSPHLSSDGSINQLDSPQLATLAQDVTAALAKQGL; translated from the exons ATGTCTTCTGAACACTTGTGTCCTGTCCCTGGAAGATTTTTATCCAAACTCACCCTTGGAGAGCAAATGATGGGTGAAGACCAACAAGGGGAGGTCTTTAACGAATATTCTGCCCCCATGCCTTCTCCTGAGGACTCTTCTTACCCTTTGATGGATTTTCAAGTCAACAACCTTGGAGATCAAACAATCGATAATAAAGGATCTAATCTTGGAATATCGCAAAAATCACCTTCACGGGCAAAGATACTGGAAAAAGCTGTGACCAGTGGAATGAAACCAGATCGCCTCAGAATCCCAAAAATTGGTCCAAAAGACAGACTGACTGAGTTTCCTTTGGGGAACGCTCTACCTGGTGACATGAAGATACCAACAATTCCTGAAGTGGACATTGAAAAAGACCCTTCAAGAGAAGCCTCTCCTATTCCACCAGACACTTCCTTCATCTTTACATCTCCAGAAACTGAGCGTGAGAGACAGAAACAAGATTGCAAGAAGTTGCTCGGTGATCCCAGAACACCTGCAAGGTCAGAAACAAAAGGAAAGGATGAGATCCCTGAAGCCCAAAAGCCCTCTGATGGAACGAGTGCACTCTACTTCCAGGAAGGCTCACCAAAGCCACAATTTCCTTCTCCAGTCATAATTATACCTCAAGTGGAAGAAGAGGATGACCGAGAGGTTGTTGAAGACCTCAGATGTGATGTTGATGAGCCTGAGCTCTCCAAAGTGGATCAGAAGGAGCCACAAGTGGGTCAGGTGATCCAGGAAAATAACCGTGTCGGGCAAGCGAAGAGCCATTTTTGCAGCCCCTCCGTATGTTCTGATGATGACAATCAAGATGATGCAACTGAAATAAAAGAGGAGAAGACTGGTATGCAGTCATCCATGGAGATAAGTCAAAAGATAGAAGACCCCAGTCAAGCTTCTATTGATGAAGCTCCAGCAGATGTCTCCATCTGTGACACAGACAGTAGCTGGATTGATTCAAAAG ATGATGACAAAACTATCACGACAAAACAAATCAGAACTTTCCCGCCGACCCAGAACGTCACCCTCGGCATACTCGGGGTGGACACGCCCACTAAACGGTTCCCGGGCAGAGGAAATAAAGTTCTCCGCAAAGGTCTCGGCTTTCGTCCAAAAGAggagatgaagaagaaaaaag TCGCCATCATACGCAGGGCGGACCAGAATAAGGTCTCAGCCTTCCAGGCTCGAAAAAGTCTAGCCAAAGCTGTGGTCAAACATCCTCGGCCAGCTCTGCTTCACAGACGCAAAGCCGCAG GTGTAGAAAGCTCTCAGCCCTTAAGTGTCCACCAGTCCAGGGAGAGACCCACT CCTTTGTCCTTGCATCTGTCTCGGCAGAGAACATCT GAGAGAACATACCGTAGTCCAGAGAAAAGGTCATCGCTCCCCAGGCCGTCCAAATCACTGACCCGCCACCTTCCTGCGTCTGAACAAGAGGACAACAGCACCCCCTCCAGGCCAACCT CCATCAACACCGAGGTCAAGGGTGACAGCAGGTCTGGGAGGGGCCCTAGTATGGCAG GCACGGACTCTGGACGTTCCTGGTCAGCTCGTAGCGGCACTTCGACCCCCGGATCCTCTGCGGTTACGCCCGGCACACCCCCTAGTTACGCCCGCACGCCCGGTTCGCGCACCCCCGGAAGCCACACGCCCAAGTCCTTCAGCGTTCTCCAGGAGAAGAAGGTCGCCATCATCCGCACCCCGCCCAAGTCGCCGTCTTCAGCCCAGCGGCAGTTGAAGGTTCTCAACCAGCCCTTGCCTGACCTCAAGAATGTCAAGTCCAAAATTGGATCCACCGCCAACCTTAAACATCAACCCAAGGGTGGACAG GTGCAAATTTTAAACGAGAAGGTGGACTTCAGTCATGTTCAATCAAAGTGCGGCTCCAAGGATAATCTGAAGCACACGCCCAAAGGAGGCAAT GTCATGATTCCGAGCGTTAAACTGGACTTTAGCCACGTGCAGGCTAAATGTGGCTCCCTGAACAAACTCCAGCACACCCCGGGCGGAGGAAAT GTCCAAATCCAGAGCAACAAAATCGACTTGAGCCACATCACTTCCAAATGCGGCTCCATGTCCAACATCCGCTACAGGCCAG GCGGAGGCAACGTTCGGATTGAGAATGTCAAGCTGGACTTTAAAGACAAAGCTCAACCCAAGATCGGCTCAATGGACAACGCCAGCCACATGCCGGGTGGCGGGAACGTGATG ATCGAGAGCCACAAGCTGAGCTTCCGTGAGACCGCCAAAGCCCGGGTGGACCACGGTGCGGAAATCGTTGTCACCCACTCCCCCGGGCTGGGCTTGGGTGGCACCTCGCCTCACTTGTCCTCCGACGGCAGCATCAACCAACTGGATTCGCCACAGCTCGCCACACTGGCCCAAGATGTTACGGCCGCGCTGGCCAAGCAGGGCTTATGA